One Candidatus Kryptobacter tengchongensis DNA window includes the following coding sequences:
- a CDS encoding delta-1-pyrroline-5-carboxylate dehydrogenase: MQLPRFKNEPFTDFSKPENRKKMEKALAKVESELGREYDIIIGGEKIKTKEKFYSYNPSKKDQVVGVLQKGDAELANRAIEVANEAFKEWSMTKPEYRVKIMLKAAQILRRRKFEFAAWQVFEVGKNWAEADADVAEAIDYLEYYSRWMLHYAKGAPVVKYPGEKNEMVYIPLGAGAVIPPWNFPLAILLGMTVGALVTGNTVVLKPSSDSPVIGAKFYELMKEAGLPDGVLNFITGPGSSVGDTLVAHPKTRFVAFTGSKEVGIHIYELASKVQPGQKWLKRVIAEMGGKDAIIVDDEADLDAAAKGVVVSAFGYQGQKCSACSRAIVVESVYDKFIEKLISETEKLEIGPAKDNYPVGPVINAAAQQKILSYIEIGKSEGKLLTGGEAVRQDEGYYIKPTIFADVDPKARIAQEEIFGPVLAVIKAKDFDHAIEIANDTEYGLTGSVYTKNRKKIEKAKKLFHVGNLYINRKCTGAIVGVHPFGGFNMSGTDSKAGGPDYLLLFLQGKAISEKIK, translated from the coding sequence ATGCAACTGCCACGTTTTAAAAATGAGCCGTTTACTGATTTTTCCAAACCCGAAAATAGGAAAAAAATGGAAAAAGCTCTCGCAAAAGTTGAGAGCGAACTCGGAAGAGAATACGATATCATAATTGGCGGAGAAAAAATCAAGACAAAAGAAAAATTTTATTCCTACAATCCATCTAAAAAAGATCAAGTTGTTGGGGTTCTCCAAAAAGGAGACGCAGAGCTTGCAAACAGGGCAATTGAAGTAGCAAATGAAGCCTTCAAAGAGTGGAGCATGACAAAGCCAGAATATAGAGTTAAAATTATGTTAAAAGCTGCACAGATATTGAGAAGGAGAAAATTTGAATTTGCTGCATGGCAAGTTTTTGAGGTTGGCAAGAACTGGGCTGAAGCAGATGCTGATGTGGCAGAAGCGATTGATTACCTTGAATATTACAGCAGATGGATGCTTCATTACGCAAAGGGAGCTCCTGTGGTAAAATATCCAGGGGAAAAAAATGAGATGGTTTATATTCCGCTCGGGGCTGGAGCTGTGATACCACCATGGAATTTCCCACTCGCCATTTTACTTGGAATGACAGTTGGAGCTCTCGTAACTGGGAATACAGTTGTGTTAAAACCTTCAAGTGATTCACCAGTTATAGGGGCAAAATTTTACGAATTGATGAAAGAAGCTGGTCTCCCAGATGGAGTTTTAAACTTCATCACAGGACCGGGCTCAAGCGTTGGCGATACGTTAGTTGCACATCCAAAGACAAGATTTGTCGCCTTTACAGGCTCAAAAGAAGTTGGAATTCATATTTATGAACTTGCATCAAAAGTTCAACCTGGGCAAAAATGGCTTAAGCGTGTAATTGCTGAAATGGGCGGAAAGGACGCTATAATCGTTGATGATGAAGCAGATCTTGACGCAGCTGCTAAAGGAGTTGTGGTTTCAGCATTTGGTTATCAAGGTCAAAAATGTTCAGCTTGTTCAAGAGCGATCGTAGTTGAAAGCGTTTATGATAAATTCATTGAGAAACTTATTTCTGAAACAGAAAAACTTGAAATTGGACCTGCAAAAGATAATTATCCTGTTGGACCCGTAATAAATGCTGCAGCTCAACAAAAAATTCTCTCCTACATTGAGATTGGAAAATCTGAAGGAAAGCTATTAACAGGTGGGGAAGCAGTTCGGCAAGATGAAGGTTATTATATTAAACCGACAATTTTCGCCGATGTTGATCCAAAAGCGAGAATTGCCCAAGAAGAAATTTTCGGTCCGGTTCTTGCTGTTATAAAAGCAAAGGATTTTGATCATGCCATTGAAATTGCAAATGATACAGAATACGGTTTAACTGGATCTGTTTATACAAAAAATAGAAAGAAGATTGAGAAAGCGAAAAAACTTTTCCATGTTGGAAATCTTTATATTAATCGCAAATGCACGGGCGCAATAGTTGGCGTGCATCCATTTGGTGGTTTCAATATGAGCGGAACAGATTCAAAAGCCGGTGGACCTGACTATCTGTTGCTATTCCTGCAAGGTAAAGCGATATCGGAAAAGATTAAATAA
- a CDS encoding succinyl-CoA synthetase (ADP-forming) beta subunit, which yields MKIHEYQAKEILKKFGVAVPKGRVAFTPEEAVKVAKEIGGDVWVVKAQIHAGGRGKAGGIKLARSYDEVYEYAKNMLGAKLVTYQTGPEGKIVKKVLVEQGLSIQKELYVGITLDRSTSRNVVMVSSEGGVEIEQIAAESPEKILKEYVDPKVGFMPYQARRLAFGLGLEGEAFKNAVKFLLALYKAYEETDASLAEINPLVLTTDGQVIALDAKMNFDDNALFRHPEILEMRDIDEEDPLEVEASKYNLNYIRLNGNVGCMVNGAGLAMATMDLIKLAGGEPANFLDVGGGAKTETVEQGFRIILSDPNVKAILINIFGGIVRCDRVAQGVVEAAKKVGVNVPVVIRLEGTNAEEGARILKESGLNFIVANGFKDAAEKVVNVLKELGIS from the coding sequence ATGAAAATACACGAATATCAAGCGAAAGAAATTTTGAAAAAATTTGGCGTCGCTGTACCCAAAGGTCGTGTTGCTTTCACACCTGAAGAAGCCGTTAAAGTAGCAAAGGAAATCGGTGGAGATGTGTGGGTAGTCAAAGCTCAAATTCACGCAGGTGGAAGGGGCAAAGCTGGAGGAATAAAACTTGCAAGAAGTTATGATGAAGTTTATGAATACGCAAAAAATATGCTCGGCGCAAAGCTTGTCACATATCAAACTGGACCTGAAGGAAAAATAGTTAAAAAAGTTCTCGTTGAGCAAGGCTTGAGCATTCAAAAAGAGCTTTATGTTGGGATAACGCTTGACAGAAGCACATCAAGAAATGTTGTCATGGTTTCAAGCGAAGGTGGTGTTGAAATTGAACAAATTGCAGCAGAAAGCCCTGAAAAAATTTTAAAGGAATATGTTGACCCTAAAGTTGGATTTATGCCTTATCAAGCAAGACGTCTTGCCTTTGGACTTGGACTTGAGGGTGAAGCATTTAAAAATGCTGTCAAGTTCCTTCTTGCACTTTACAAAGCATATGAAGAGACAGACGCTTCCCTTGCTGAAATTAACCCGCTCGTCCTCACAACAGACGGACAGGTTATAGCACTTGATGCAAAGATGAATTTTGATGACAACGCATTGTTTAGACATCCTGAAATTCTTGAAATGAGAGATATTGACGAAGAAGACCCACTTGAAGTTGAAGCATCAAAATATAACCTAAACTACATCCGCCTTAATGGTAATGTTGGATGTATGGTTAATGGAGCTGGACTTGCAATGGCGACAATGGATTTGATAAAACTTGCTGGTGGAGAGCCCGCAAATTTCCTTGATGTTGGTGGCGGCGCCAAAACAGAAACCGTTGAGCAAGGATTTAGAATAATACTTTCAGATCCAAATGTTAAGGCAATACTTATAAACATATTTGGTGGAATTGTCCGTTGTGATCGTGTTGCCCAAGGGGTCGTTGAAGCTGCTAAAAAAGTTGGCGTAAATGTCCCTGTAGTTATACGCCTTGAAGGAACAAATGCTGAGGAAGGAGCAAGAATTCTAAAAGAATCTGGACTCAACTTCATTGTCGCAAACGGATTTAAAGACGCCGCTGAAAAAGTTGTAAATGTCCTGAAAGAGCTTGGAATAAGTTAA
- a CDS encoding ribose 5-phosphate isomerase B: MPKKLITEKTVVDLFNQGKTEIEIDKNTIVTPSARDKALQLRVKFVEKKETSQKFDYPLKPEPKAEGKKIVAIASDHAGFKLKEELKKFISELGYSILDLGTNSETPVDYPDFAYAVAYSIISGKAWRGIMIDGTGIASSIVANKVPGVRAACCYNEFTAKISREHNDANILTLGARVIGSELAKEIIKVFLETNFGGGRHLQRLNKIIEIEKRYSKQK, from the coding sequence ATGCCTAAAAAGCTTATAACAGAAAAAACCGTCGTTGACCTTTTTAATCAGGGTAAAACCGAAATTGAGATTGATAAAAATACAATTGTAACACCCTCTGCAAGGGATAAAGCACTTCAGTTAAGAGTTAAATTTGTGGAGAAAAAAGAGACATCACAGAAATTTGATTATCCATTAAAGCCTGAGCCAAAAGCTGAGGGCAAAAAAATTGTCGCAATTGCAAGCGACCATGCTGGTTTCAAATTGAAAGAAGAACTCAAAAAATTTATTTCCGAGCTTGGTTATTCAATTCTTGACCTTGGAACAAATTCGGAAACCCCTGTTGATTACCCTGATTTTGCTTATGCAGTTGCTTACTCAATTATATCTGGCAAAGCGTGGCGTGGGATAATGATTGATGGCACTGGAATCGCCTCTTCAATTGTTGCAAACAAAGTCCCAGGCGTAAGAGCAGCTTGTTGTTATAATGAATTTACAGCTAAAATAAGCAGAGAACATAATGATGCAAACATCTTAACCCTTGGAGCAAGGGTAATTGGAAGTGAGCTTGCAAAGGAAATTATAAAAGTTTTCCTTGAAACAAACTTTGGCGGTGGAAGACACTTACAAAGGCTGAACAAAATAATTGAAATTGAAAAAAGATATTCAAAGCAAAAGTAA
- a CDS encoding Acetyl-CoA carboxylase, carboxyltransferase component, translating into MPKAIGSQIKKDQAFFENEDNMKNLLRILNAKAEQIKLGGGKEAIEKHHKRGKLTARERIQKLIDPGSEFLEIGLFAGYGMYEEYGGAPSAGVVVGIGKIHGRDVVIVANDATVKAGAWFPITCKKNLRAQEIAMENRIPIVYLVDSAGVFLPLQSEIFPDKEHFGRIFRNNAIMSSMGIPQIAAIMGPCVAGGAYLPIMSDEALIVEGTGSVFLAGPHLVKAAIGEEIDIETLGGATVHSEISGVTDYKCKNDEEAIETIRSIISKLGQTPKAGFNRIEPRPPKYDPYEIYGIIPKDISRPYDMYEVLARIVDDSEIDEYKAGYGKTVICAYARIDGWAVGIVANQRSIVKTKLGEMQVGGVIYSDSADKAARFIMNCNQKKIPLVFFQDVTGFMVGKRAEWGGIIKDGAKMVNAVANSTVPKFTFIIGNSFGAGNYAMCGKAYDPRFIFAWPTAQIAVMGGKQASETLLSIKLSQMEKEGKIITKEEQEKLLKEIQERYEREMEPLFAAARLWVDGIIDPIETRKIISRGIEIANNNPYIPKFNVGVIQT; encoded by the coding sequence ATGCCAAAAGCAATTGGAAGTCAAATTAAGAAGGATCAAGCCTTCTTTGAAAATGAAGATAACATGAAAAATCTGTTAAGAATTTTAAATGCGAAAGCTGAACAAATAAAACTTGGTGGGGGTAAAGAAGCAATTGAAAAACATCATAAAAGGGGGAAATTAACTGCAAGGGAAAGGATTCAAAAACTCATTGACCCGGGAAGCGAATTCCTTGAAATTGGTCTATTTGCTGGCTATGGAATGTATGAAGAGTATGGCGGTGCCCCATCAGCTGGGGTTGTCGTAGGGATTGGAAAAATTCACGGACGAGATGTCGTAATCGTTGCAAATGATGCAACGGTTAAAGCAGGCGCATGGTTTCCTATAACATGTAAGAAAAACCTTCGGGCGCAGGAAATCGCAATGGAAAATAGAATCCCTATTGTTTACCTTGTTGACTCCGCTGGCGTTTTCCTCCCACTTCAAAGTGAAATTTTTCCTGATAAAGAACATTTCGGAAGAATTTTTAGAAACAATGCAATAATGTCATCTATGGGAATACCTCAAATAGCGGCAATTATGGGTCCGTGTGTCGCCGGTGGAGCTTACCTTCCAATAATGAGCGATGAAGCCTTGATAGTTGAGGGAACCGGCAGCGTCTTCCTTGCTGGACCGCATCTCGTAAAAGCTGCAATTGGTGAAGAAATTGATATTGAAACCCTCGGCGGAGCAACAGTTCACAGCGAAATAAGCGGAGTGACAGATTACAAATGCAAAAATGATGAAGAAGCAATTGAAACAATACGAAGCATAATATCAAAACTTGGACAAACACCCAAAGCAGGTTTCAACCGCATTGAACCACGTCCCCCAAAATATGACCCATATGAAATTTATGGCATAATTCCCAAAGATATCTCAAGACCATATGATATGTATGAAGTCCTCGCAAGAATAGTTGATGATAGTGAAATTGATGAATACAAAGCTGGATATGGCAAAACTGTAATATGTGCCTATGCGAGAATTGATGGCTGGGCGGTTGGGATAGTTGCAAACCAGAGGTCAATAGTTAAAACAAAACTTGGTGAAATGCAAGTTGGCGGAGTTATCTACTCTGACAGCGCTGACAAAGCTGCAAGATTTATTATGAACTGCAATCAAAAAAAAATCCCTCTCGTCTTCTTCCAAGATGTTACGGGTTTTATGGTCGGAAAAAGAGCTGAATGGGGTGGGATTATAAAAGACGGGGCTAAAATGGTAAATGCAGTTGCAAATAGCACTGTTCCCAAATTTACATTTATCATCGGAAATAGCTTTGGCGCTGGAAACTACGCAATGTGCGGGAAAGCTTATGACCCAAGATTCATCTTCGCATGGCCAACAGCACAAATCGCAGTCATGGGTGGAAAACAAGCAAGCGAAACACTATTGAGCATAAAACTTTCACAAATGGAAAAAGAAGGGAAAATAATAACAAAAGAAGAACAAGAAAAACTTCTAAAAGAAATTCAAGAAAGATACGAAAGAGAAATGGAACCACTTTTTGCCGCTGCTCGGCTCTGGGTTGATGGAATAATTGATCCAATTGAAACAAGAAAAATCATTTCCCGCGGAATTGAAATTGCGAACAATAATCCATATATACCAAAGTTTAATGTCGGCGTTATACAAACTTAA
- a CDS encoding Por secretion system C-terminal sorting domain-containing protein, whose translation MSKLKIFSLILVLFFNFSFSQNREWLNFYAGGNFINSIATEGNYIWVGTQFGLVRLDTASGNKVFYTRSNSDLPNNRIKTVAIDDSGNKWIGTLGGGVAKFDGINWKVYNTSNSGLPYDYVHAIAIDDSGNIWIGTGSLIGRGGVAKFDGVNWKTYNTSNSGLPADFVTAISIDKKGRKWIGTFGGGVARFDSVWTVYNSSNSGLPRNYISSIAIDDSGNVWIGTSGGVAKFDGVNWKVYNTSNSGLPNDYITAISIDKSGIKWIGIDHGGVAKFDGVNWTVYNTSNSGLPNNQVNSIFVDSLGILWFGTDGGGLAKFDGVNWKVYNTSNSGLPADYITAISIDKSGIKWIGTDPGGVVKFDDVNWKVYNKSNSGLPSNYVNTIAIDDSGILWIGTESWLSVGGGLAKFDGTNWTIYNTSNSDLPDNDIEAIAIDDSGNIWIGTDEGLAKFDRVNWTVYDQSNSDLPDNYINAIAIDDSGNKWIGTDNGLAKFNEVDWVVYNTSNSGLPDNEVTTIAVDNSGNIWIGTDTGGVAKFDGTNWTVYKKSNSGLPSNSIEIIVVDSSGNIWIGTDKGLAKFDGVNWRVYNTSNSGLPDDWVYAIAIDGQGNKWIGTGGGGLAVYREGGVILDVYEKDEEITPREFALYQNYPNPFNPSTFIIFDLPREAKVKLGVYDVMGRLVKVLIDEQMQAGRYRVEFRGDGLASGVYFYRLEAGGFVSVKKMVLVK comes from the coding sequence ATGTCAAAGCTCAAAATTTTCTCTTTAATTTTAGTTTTATTTTTCAATTTTTCATTTTCTCAAAATAGAGAATGGCTTAATTTTTATGCTGGTGGAAACTTTATAAATTCAATCGCAACTGAGGGAAATTATATCTGGGTTGGCACACAATTTGGTCTTGTTAGATTAGATACCGCCAGTGGGAATAAAGTTTTTTACACCAGATCAAATTCTGATTTGCCGAATAATCGCATTAAAACAGTTGCAATAGATGACTCAGGAAATAAATGGATTGGAACATTAGGAGGAGGAGTTGCAAAGTTTGATGGCATTAACTGGAAGGTATATAATACGTCAAACTCCGGTCTCCCATATGATTATGTTCATGCGATAGCTATAGATGATTCAGGTAATATATGGATTGGAACTGGATCACTGATTGGAAGGGGAGGAGTTGCAAAATTTGATGGCGTAAATTGGAAGACATATAATACATCAAATTCTGGACTTCCGGCAGATTTTGTCACCGCAATATCTATAGATAAAAAAGGTAGAAAATGGATAGGGACTTTTGGAGGAGGAGTTGCAAGGTTTGATAGCGTATGGACAGTATATAATTCTTCAAACTCCGGATTACCTCGGAATTATATTAGCTCAATAGCTATAGATGATTCAGGAAATGTATGGATTGGAACGTCAGGAGGAGTTGCAAAATTTGATGGCGTAAATTGGAAAGTATATAACACATCAAATTCTGGACTTCCAAATGATTATATCACCGCAATATCAATTGACAAATCAGGTATTAAATGGATTGGAATAGATCACGGAGGAGTTGCAAAGTTTGATGGTGTTAACTGGACTGTATATAACACATCAAATTCTGGATTGCCAAATAATCAAGTTAATTCAATATTTGTAGATAGCTTGGGTATTTTATGGTTTGGAACAGATGGAGGCGGACTTGCAAAATTTGATGGTGTAAACTGGAAAGTATATAATACATCAAATTCTGGACTTCCAGCTGATTATATCACCGCAATATCAATTGACAAATCAGGTATTAAATGGATTGGAACAGATCCAGGAGGAGTTGTAAAATTTGATGATGTAAATTGGAAAGTATATAATAAATCAAACTCTGGGCTTCCGAGCAATTATGTTAATACTATAGCTATTGATGATTCTGGTATCTTATGGATTGGGACAGAATCTTGGCTCTCAGTTGGAGGTGGTCTTGCCAAATTTGATGGAACTAACTGGACAATATATAATACATCAAACTCCGATCTTCCTGATAATGATATTGAAGCAATAGCTATAGATGATTCAGGTAATATATGGATTGGAACAGACGAAGGGTTAGCAAAGTTTGATAGAGTAAATTGGACTGTTTATGATCAGTCAAATTCTGATTTGCCAGATAATTATATTAATGCGATAGCGATAGACGATTCAGGAAACAAGTGGATTGGAACAGATAATGGATTAGCAAAGTTTAACGAAGTAGACTGGGTTGTTTATAACACATCAAATTCTGGATTGCCAGATAATGAAGTTACAACAATAGCGGTAGATAATTCGGGGAATATATGGATTGGCACTGATACTGGTGGAGTTGCAAAGTTTGATGGAACTAATTGGACTGTATATAAAAAATCAAATTCTGGCTTGCCAAGCAATAGTATTGAAATAATAGTTGTAGATAGTTCAGGTAATATATGGATTGGAACAGACAAAGGGTTAGCAAAGTTTGATGGGGTAAACTGGAGGGTTTATAACACTTCAAATTCAGGTCTGCCAGATGATTGGGTTTATGCAATTGCGATAGATGGGCAGGGTAACAAATGGATTGGGACAGGTGGAGGGGGTCTTGCGGTATACAGAGAAGGTGGAGTGATACTTGATGTTTATGAGAAAGATGAAGAGATAACACCGAGAGAATTTGCATTATATCAGAATTATCCAAATCCATTTAATCCATCAACTTTTATAATTTTTGATTTGCCGAGGGAAGCGAAAGTTAAACTCGGTGTGTATGATGTTATGGGTAGGTTGGTGAAGGTTTTGATTGATGAACAAATGCAAGCGGGCAGGTATAGAGTTGAGTTCAGGGGTGATGGTTTGGCAAGTGGGGTTTATTTTTACAGGCTTGAGGCTGGTGGTTTTGTGAGTGTTAAGAAGATGGTTTTGGTTAAGTGA
- a CDS encoding Protein N-acetyltransferase, RimJ/RimL family, with amino-acid sequence MIRVHNITLKGERTLLRPFTLDDLEMAFKWNNDPLVLEAEGEPEHTWEEVVEVYEYLSNNGFLFIIEAIDLPEPEPIGEICLLYDDDYERLGVEDKNELVYCIPTLIGKPQYWGRGYGKDAIKTVLKFAFEVMGADKIFATDIFSFNERSIRLFNSLGFDEVRRDRNRIYYRGGYYDIVDFCITRDKYFILNRNHAGNQFNKEIK; translated from the coding sequence ATGATAAGGGTTCATAACATAACTTTGAAAGGGGAGAGAACACTGCTTCGTCCATTTACTTTGGATGACCTTGAGATGGCATTTAAATGGAATAACGATCCACTTGTCCTTGAGGCTGAAGGAGAACCTGAACATACTTGGGAAGAAGTTGTTGAAGTTTATGAATATCTTTCAAATAACGGTTTCCTTTTCATAATTGAGGCAATTGATCTTCCAGAGCCAGAACCGATTGGTGAAATTTGTCTTCTTTATGATGATGATTATGAGCGACTTGGAGTTGAGGATAAAAATGAACTTGTCTATTGTATCCCAACGCTTATCGGAAAACCACAATACTGGGGCAGGGGATATGGAAAAGACGCAATAAAAACGGTTTTGAAATTCGCTTTTGAGGTTATGGGTGCGGATAAAATTTTCGCTACAGATATTTTTTCGTTTAATGAAAGGTCAATTCGTCTTTTTAATTCCCTCGGGTTTGATGAAGTGAGGAGGGATAGGAACAGAATTTATTACAGAGGCGGATATTACGATATAGTTGATTTTTGCATCACACGGGATAAATATTTTATTTTGAATAGAAATCACGCTGGGAATCAATTTAATAAAGAAATCAAATGA
- a CDS encoding DNA polymerase-3 subunit epsilon, with product MKYLVIDVESTGLEPGYHEIIQLGACLFDENWNQLGTFLTNVYPIHEDRFSIPAMGVHQLSLYDLKDAPMIYDVIPKFESWILRTLKKPESARSVLRELTLCGQSVTFDINFLHFAYREAKYDWPFSSKVLDLHILAFYYFTILKNNNLPTPKSLSLDSIAEYFGLKRKSEGHNALEDALLTAKCIALIMNESKKFKIQL from the coding sequence ATGAAATATCTTGTGATTGATGTTGAATCAACAGGGTTAGAACCCGGATATCACGAGATAATTCAACTTGGGGCGTGTTTGTTTGATGAGAACTGGAATCAACTTGGGACTTTTTTGACGAATGTATATCCTATTCATGAGGATAGGTTTTCAATTCCTGCGATGGGAGTTCATCAACTTTCGCTTTATGATTTGAAAGATGCCCCAATGATTTATGATGTTATTCCAAAGTTTGAATCGTGGATTTTGAGAACGCTTAAAAAGCCAGAATCAGCAAGAAGCGTTTTAAGAGAATTGACGCTTTGTGGGCAAAGCGTAACTTTTGATATAAATTTTCTTCACTTCGCATATAGGGAGGCTAAATATGATTGGCCTTTTTCAAGTAAAGTGCTTGATCTTCACATACTTGCTTTTTATTACTTTACGATTTTAAAGAACAACAATCTCCCCACGCCTAAATCGTTGAGTTTGGATTCAATTGCTGAATATTTTGGGCTCAAGCGTAAATCTGAAGGGCACAATGCACTTGAGGATGCTTTGCTGACGGCAAAATGTATTGCGTTGATAATGAATGAATCAAAGAAATTTAAAATTCAATTATGA
- a CDS encoding iron complex transport system substrate-binding protein, producing MRNFFRLIFLILYIGNQLFTQIKVYDDLGRKIEFESPPQRIVSLAPSITEILFFLGLGDRVVGVTRYCNFPPEAQRKRVIGGVIDPNYEIIASLKPDLIIMTVEGNTREAFDKLSELGFKIFVTNPRNFDGILKTILDFGKICGVEARANYLVDSLKLELEKIKDVNTGKKKPKILVLISLNPLMSAGKNTFINEIIERAGGVNVAGKLKQNYPIFSREEILKVNPDMIILTESEIEKEELLKQFPEWRYINAVKENRIFKIEPDIILRPSPRVILATKVIAQMINKFSK from the coding sequence ATGCGCAATTTCTTTAGGTTAATTTTTCTTATACTTTACATTGGAAATCAGCTTTTCACACAGATAAAAGTTTATGATGATCTTGGTAGGAAGATTGAATTTGAGTCGCCACCCCAGAGAATCGTCTCGCTTGCTCCCAGTATAACAGAAATTCTTTTCTTTCTCGGGCTTGGGGATAGAGTTGTTGGTGTTACAAGATATTGTAATTTTCCACCTGAAGCTCAAAGAAAAAGAGTGATTGGTGGGGTTATAGATCCAAACTATGAAATCATAGCTTCACTTAAACCTGATCTTATAATAATGACTGTTGAGGGAAATACCCGTGAGGCGTTTGATAAGTTATCGGAACTTGGATTTAAAATATTTGTGACAAATCCACGGAATTTTGATGGTATTTTAAAAACGATACTTGACTTTGGGAAAATTTGTGGAGTTGAGGCAAGGGCTAATTATCTTGTTGATAGTTTGAAATTGGAACTTGAAAAAATTAAAGATGTTAACACTGGAAAGAAAAAGCCCAAAATTTTAGTTCTTATATCTTTAAACCCGCTGATGAGCGCCGGTAAAAATACTTTTATAAACGAGATTATTGAGAGAGCTGGCGGAGTTAATGTGGCTGGAAAATTAAAGCAGAATTATCCTATCTTTAGCAGAGAAGAAATTTTGAAAGTTAATCCTGATATGATAATTTTAACTGAATCTGAAATTGAGAAAGAGGAACTTTTAAAACAGTTTCCCGAATGGAGATATATAAATGCGGTAAAAGAGAATAGAATTTTTAAGATTGAGCCGGACATTATCCTGCGCCCATCTCCAAGGGTCATCCTTGCTACTAAAGTAATCGCACAGATGATAAACAAATTTTCAAAATAA
- a CDS encoding heavy metal sensor kinase — MFWSIKFKLAILYSIALLLTLAIYNALTYFYLREKLLDGLDNSLRSEVKWIKDAIEPKISNLESSILEIQDEDEVARTDSTLENEIWDIIYEHSLLISKKQFIQIKDKNGKELYSSLNLGSLDLPIDSVSAQEGEITLMTVDKFAFHKIRLAVLKSKHLIIGVAYPLDEVEHAITNLFEIFIFLLPFALIFAILGGTFLAGRSLKPVNDIVKTAEEITAGNLNKRIPEPRSNDEISRLIKTLNNMIDQLEKSFERMKQFSADVSHEFKTPLTIIRGEIELAISKRNKVSELKKTLANILDEVIRLSNMVEDLLTLFKADIKQISFNFKPINIAELLNELLEDVYILAKEKGVKVRTEQFEPAIIMGDEMRLKQLFLNLIDNAIKYNKRGGKVIISAKNKNDSVIVSIVDTGIGIPKDEIELIFERFYRVDKARSRDTGGTGLGLSIAKWIAQLHNGKIEVESEVGKGSRFSVILPIANR; from the coding sequence ATGTTTTGGTCAATTAAATTTAAACTTGCAATTCTTTATTCTATTGCTTTGCTCCTCACCCTTGCGATATATAACGCTCTTACTTATTTCTATCTCAGAGAGAAATTACTTGATGGGCTTGATAACTCGCTTCGTTCAGAAGTAAAATGGATCAAAGATGCTATAGAACCAAAGATATCAAATCTTGAATCCTCAATACTTGAAATTCAAGATGAAGATGAAGTTGCAAGAACTGATTCAACCCTTGAAAACGAGATATGGGACATAATCTATGAACATTCGTTGTTGATCTCAAAGAAACAATTTATCCAGATAAAAGATAAAAACGGGAAGGAACTTTATAGCTCTTTGAATTTAGGCTCGCTTGACCTGCCGATTGATTCAGTCTCGGCCCAGGAGGGAGAAATTACCTTAATGACCGTTGATAAATTTGCTTTTCATAAGATAAGATTGGCTGTTTTAAAGTCAAAGCACCTAATCATAGGTGTTGCCTATCCACTTGATGAGGTGGAACACGCTATCACTAACCTTTTTGAAATTTTTATTTTTCTTCTTCCATTTGCTCTTATATTTGCAATTCTTGGTGGAACTTTTCTCGCTGGGCGTTCTTTAAAGCCTGTCAATGATATTGTTAAAACAGCAGAAGAGATAACCGCTGGAAATCTTAATAAAAGAATTCCTGAGCCGAGGTCAAACGATGAAATTTCCAGATTAATAAAAACTCTTAATAATATGATAGACCAACTTGAAAAATCGTTTGAGAGGATGAAACAATTTTCAGCTGATGTATCACATGAGTTTAAAACTCCTCTGACGATAATTCGTGGTGAAATTGAATTGGCGATTTCAAAAAGAAATAAGGTTAGCGAGTTAAAAAAGACGCTCGCAAACATACTTGATGAAGTTATACGACTTTCAAATATGGTTGAAGATCTCTTAACCCTCTTCAAAGCAGATATAAAGCAAATAAGTTTTAATTTTAAACCAATTAACATAGCTGAACTTTTGAATGAATTGCTTGAGGATGTGTATATCCTTGCAAAGGAAAAAGGCGTTAAAGTTAGAACTGAGCAATTTGAGCCAGCAATTATTATGGGGGATGAGATGCGTTTGAAACAGCTATTCTTAAATTTAATTGATAACGCAATAAAGTATAATAAGAGGGGAGGAAAGGTTATAATTTCAGCAAAAAATAAAAACGACTCAGTCATTGTTTCAATAGTTGATACTGGAATTGGCATACCTAAGGATGAAATAGAATTAATTTTTGAGAGATTTTATCGTGTTGATAAAGCAAGGAGCAGGGATACAGGTGGAACTGGGCTTGGTTTATCAATTGCAAAATGGATAGCTCAATTACACAATGGAAAGATTGAAGTTGAAAGCGAGGTTGGGAAAGGGAGTAGGTTTAGCGTCATCTTGCCCATTGCCAATAGATGA